The following proteins are co-located in the Rhodococcus opacus B4 genome:
- the glpK gene encoding glycerol kinase GlpK: MRVIQYIAAIDQGTTSSRCMIFDHDGAVVSVAQKEHEQFFPRAGWVEHDPRQLWINTREVVASALAKADLTKTDIAAIGITNQRETAVVWDRNTGEPVYNAIVWQDTRTDELCTRLGGDEGPGRYQKRTGLPLSTYFSGPKVRWILDNVDGAREKAEAGELCFGTIDSWILWHITEGTHVTDVTNASRTLLMNLETLDWDPEICADFGIPMSMLPEIRSSSEIYGVGRERGTLPGVPVAGILGDQQAATFGQACLSEGEAKNTYGTGNFLLLNTGTTPVHSKHGLLTTVCYKIGDAPAVYALEGSVAVTGSLVQWLRDNLGIISSAKDIEDLAKSVDDNGGAYFVPAFSGLFAPRWRPDARGAIVGLTRFVNKGHLARAALEATAYQTREVIEAMRADSGVELASLKVDGGMVVNETLMQFQSDILAVPVIRPVVNETTALGAAYAAGLAVGFWESEDDIRANWAVDKTWEPGMDEAESTRLYAEWNKAVERTYDWA, from the coding sequence ATGCGTGTGATTCAGTACATCGCCGCGATAGACCAGGGCACCACCTCCAGCCGCTGCATGATCTTCGACCACGACGGCGCCGTGGTGAGCGTCGCCCAGAAGGAGCACGAGCAGTTCTTTCCGCGCGCAGGCTGGGTGGAGCACGACCCGAGGCAGCTGTGGATCAACACCCGCGAGGTGGTGGCGTCCGCGCTCGCGAAGGCCGACCTCACCAAAACAGACATCGCCGCGATCGGCATCACCAATCAGCGCGAGACGGCGGTCGTGTGGGACCGGAACACGGGAGAACCCGTGTACAACGCCATCGTCTGGCAGGACACGCGCACCGACGAATTGTGCACGCGGCTCGGCGGCGACGAGGGCCCAGGCCGCTACCAGAAACGCACCGGCCTGCCGCTGTCGACGTATTTCTCGGGGCCGAAGGTCCGCTGGATCCTCGACAACGTCGACGGCGCCCGCGAGAAGGCGGAGGCGGGCGAACTCTGCTTCGGCACGATCGACAGCTGGATTCTGTGGCACATCACGGAGGGCACCCACGTGACGGATGTCACCAACGCGTCCCGCACGCTGCTCATGAATCTCGAGACCCTCGACTGGGATCCGGAGATCTGCGCCGATTTCGGCATCCCGATGTCGATGCTGCCGGAGATCCGCAGCTCGTCGGAGATCTACGGCGTCGGACGCGAACGGGGGACGCTGCCGGGCGTGCCCGTCGCGGGAATCCTCGGCGATCAGCAGGCCGCGACGTTCGGGCAGGCCTGCCTGTCGGAAGGCGAAGCGAAGAACACGTACGGGACGGGAAACTTCCTGCTGCTCAACACGGGGACCACTCCTGTGCACAGCAAGCACGGCCTCCTCACCACCGTCTGCTACAAGATCGGCGACGCACCGGCCGTCTACGCACTCGAGGGATCCGTGGCCGTCACCGGTTCGCTGGTGCAGTGGCTGCGCGACAACCTGGGAATCATCAGTTCGGCGAAGGATATCGAGGATCTGGCGAAGTCGGTCGACGACAACGGCGGCGCCTACTTCGTGCCCGCGTTCTCCGGGTTGTTCGCACCCCGCTGGCGGCCCGACGCCCGCGGGGCGATCGTCGGGCTCACCCGGTTCGTGAACAAGGGCCATCTCGCGAGGGCCGCCCTCGAGGCCACCGCGTACCAGACCCGCGAGGTGATCGAGGCGATGCGCGCCGATTCGGGCGTCGAACTCGCCTCCCTGAAGGTGGACGGCGGCATGGTCGTCAACGAGACCCTCATGCAGTTCCAGTCGGACATTCTCGCGGTACCCGTCATCCGGCCCGTCGTCAACGAGACGACCGCGCTGGGCGCCGCCTATGCCGCAGGTCTGGCCGTCGGCTTCTGGGAGAGCGAGGACGACATCCGCGCGAACTGGGCCGTCGACAAGACCTGGGAGCCCGGGATGGACGAGGCCGAGTCCACCCGGCTCTACGCCGAGTGGAACAAGGCGGTCGAGCGGACCTACGACTGGGCGTGA
- a CDS encoding purine-nucleoside phosphorylase, translating into MGTPDAAAAALAAHTNCAEHSIAVVLGSGWNAAADRFGESLCTVPMADLPGFTPPSAAGHAGTIRSVEVGGKRILVLLGRTHAYEGHPLSSVVHPVRTAVAAGASTVILTNAAGGIREDFTVGQPVLISDHLNLTARSPLVGAEFVDLVDAYDPELRALAHDIDGSLTEGVYAGLPGPHYETPAEIRMLRTLGADLVGMSTVHETIAARALGARVLGISMVTNLAAGITGEHLNHEEVLAAGRASADRMGGLLRELVERL; encoded by the coding sequence ATGGGAACGCCAGACGCCGCGGCCGCCGCGCTCGCCGCGCACACGAACTGCGCAGAACACTCGATCGCCGTCGTCCTCGGATCGGGGTGGAATGCCGCCGCCGACCGGTTCGGCGAATCACTCTGCACTGTCCCGATGGCCGACCTGCCGGGGTTCACACCGCCGTCCGCCGCGGGACACGCCGGAACGATCCGGTCCGTGGAGGTGGGCGGCAAGCGGATCCTCGTCCTGCTCGGCCGCACCCACGCCTACGAGGGGCATCCCCTGTCGTCCGTCGTCCACCCGGTGCGGACGGCCGTCGCCGCCGGGGCGTCGACCGTCATCCTGACGAACGCCGCGGGGGGAATCCGCGAGGACTTCACCGTCGGACAGCCGGTGCTGATCAGCGATCACCTCAACCTCACGGCGCGGTCGCCACTCGTGGGCGCCGAGTTCGTGGACCTCGTCGACGCGTACGACCCCGAACTGCGGGCCCTCGCCCACGACATCGACGGATCGCTCACCGAAGGCGTCTACGCCGGTCTGCCCGGCCCGCACTACGAGACCCCGGCCGAGATCCGCATGCTGCGGACGTTGGGCGCCGACCTCGTCGGGATGTCCACCGTCCACGAGACGATCGCGGCGCGGGCGCTCGGCGCCCGGGTCCTCGGGATCTCGATGGTGACGAACCTCGCGGCAGGCATCACCGGCGAGCACCTGAACCACGAGGAGGTCCTCGCCGCGGGCCGGGCGTCCGCCGATCGTATGGGCGGGCTCCTGCGAGAACTGGTGGAGCGCTTGTGA
- a CDS encoding gamma-glutamylcyclotransferase, producing MSIYAAYGSNMHPEQMLQRCPHSPMAGTGWLHGWRLTFSGGDIGWEGALATVVEDPDSKVFVVLYDVPEEDEVSLDRWEGSELGIHRKIRVRVDTVGEPELAWLYVLDAYEGGLPSARYLGVMADAAEIAGAPADYVRDLRTRNSRNVGPGTE from the coding sequence GTGTCGATCTATGCCGCCTACGGGTCCAACATGCATCCCGAGCAGATGTTGCAGCGCTGCCCTCACTCGCCGATGGCGGGGACGGGCTGGCTGCACGGCTGGCGACTGACGTTCAGTGGAGGGGACATCGGCTGGGAGGGCGCACTCGCCACCGTGGTCGAGGACCCCGATTCCAAGGTGTTCGTCGTGCTCTACGACGTTCCCGAGGAGGACGAGGTCAGCCTCGACCGATGGGAGGGCTCCGAACTCGGCATCCACCGCAAGATCCGCGTGCGCGTGGACACCGTCGGCGAACCGGAACTCGCCTGGTTGTACGTGCTCGACGCGTACGAGGGCGGCCTGCCGTCGGCACGCTACCTCGGGGTGATGGCCGACGCCGCGGAGATCGCCGGTGCCCCCGCCGACTACGTGCGCGACCTGCGCACCCGCAACAGCCGTAACGTCGGGCCGGGCACCGAATAG
- a CDS encoding M20 family metallopeptidase produces MNADVEAAVRSIETDLIALSHSIHSEPELAFEEFRSVAKITELLKRSGFDVRTGIADLPTAFDATFGSGDLVIGICAEYDALPEIGHACGHNIIAASAVGAGVALATVAERLGITVRVIGTPAEESGGGKIAMLEKGVFDGVAAALMVHPGPIDITGATSLALADIAVTFNGREAHASAAPEFGRNAADAATVAQVGIGLLRQHLSPGQQIHGIVSDGGTAPNIVPARSEMLYYLRAETAWALSELSARAEACFAAGALATGCTHEIRTVSPTYTELTPDPWLVATYREQILDMGRTPLPLEWEGVRPLGSTDMGNVTNVLPGIHPIIGLDSGGAVTHQPQFAAACITESADLAVIDGAIALARTAVRAATDDTQRVRLLEGVDRR; encoded by the coding sequence GTGAATGCGGATGTCGAGGCGGCGGTCAGGTCAATCGAGACCGATCTGATCGCGCTGTCCCATTCGATCCACAGCGAACCGGAACTCGCCTTCGAGGAGTTCCGGAGCGTCGCGAAGATCACCGAACTGCTCAAACGCAGCGGGTTCGACGTGCGCACGGGCATCGCGGACCTGCCGACGGCGTTCGACGCCACGTTCGGCAGCGGCGACCTCGTCATCGGCATCTGCGCCGAATACGACGCGCTGCCGGAGATCGGGCACGCCTGCGGCCACAACATCATCGCGGCGTCCGCGGTCGGCGCCGGAGTCGCGCTCGCCACGGTGGCCGAACGACTCGGGATCACGGTGCGGGTCATCGGGACGCCCGCGGAGGAGAGCGGCGGCGGGAAGATCGCCATGCTCGAGAAGGGTGTCTTCGACGGGGTCGCGGCCGCCCTGATGGTGCACCCGGGTCCGATCGACATCACGGGAGCGACCTCGCTCGCGCTGGCCGACATCGCGGTCACGTTCAACGGCCGCGAAGCGCACGCGTCGGCCGCGCCGGAGTTCGGGCGCAACGCCGCCGACGCCGCGACCGTCGCCCAGGTCGGTATCGGCCTGCTGCGCCAACATCTCTCGCCGGGACAGCAGATCCACGGCATCGTCTCCGACGGCGGCACCGCGCCCAACATCGTTCCCGCCCGCTCCGAAATGCTGTACTACCTGCGTGCCGAGACGGCGTGGGCGCTGTCCGAGCTGTCGGCCCGCGCGGAAGCGTGCTTCGCGGCCGGGGCACTCGCCACCGGGTGCACCCACGAGATCCGCACGGTGTCGCCGACGTACACGGAACTGACACCGGACCCCTGGCTGGTGGCGACGTACCGGGAGCAGATCCTCGACATGGGACGGACGCCGTTGCCGCTCGAATGGGAAGGCGTCCGCCCGCTGGGCAGCACCGACATGGGCAACGTCACCAACGTCCTGCCCGGAATTCACCCGATCATCGGCCTCGACTCCGGAGGTGCGGTGACGCATCAGCCGCAGTTCGCGGCGGCGTGCATCACCGAATCCGCCGACCTTGCCGTGATCGACGGAGCGATTGCCCTGGCTCGCACGGCAGTTCGCGCTGCGACGGACGACACACAGCGGGTGCGGCTGTTGGAAGGAGTTGATCGCCGGTGA
- a CDS encoding PLP-dependent aminotransferase family protein, with the protein MPQTLARRMEGLHSSAIRDLLTLTARPDVVSLAGGLPDPEFIPRERIRKEAELALADPASVQYGETTGLRRLRDVLAAREGARIGRPLGAADVVVTHGSQQALSLLAQVLLDPGDVVIVEEPAYTGALQVFRAAEADVRSVPLDADGTDTAALQGMLESGLRPTVVHTVSNFHNPRGVVLAAGRREHLAALADRYGFWVIEDDPYGELFFDGPPPAPVAALSDRVIRLSSASKILAPALRVGWLHGDRRVCEAVELLKQGADLCGSSLTHQIAAGLLSDEPWLDLHLEMLRARYGSRARALAAGIASTFGDRAGVSSAVGGMFCWTEFADPDLDTAALLQTAVEHGVAFVPGSAFGVAAEHRSALRLCFATCSEDVLTGAAARLGDAYAAHAQS; encoded by the coding sequence ATGCCGCAAACACTTGCCCGCCGTATGGAGGGGCTGCACAGCTCCGCCATCCGTGACCTTCTCACCCTCACTGCCCGGCCCGACGTGGTCAGCCTCGCGGGCGGGCTGCCGGACCCCGAATTCATTCCGCGGGAACGGATCCGGAAGGAAGCCGAACTCGCGCTCGCGGACCCGGCGTCCGTCCAGTACGGCGAGACCACCGGGCTGCGAAGGCTCCGCGACGTGCTCGCCGCACGTGAGGGCGCCAGGATCGGCCGGCCGCTCGGCGCCGCCGACGTCGTCGTCACCCATGGCTCGCAGCAGGCGCTGAGCCTGCTCGCGCAGGTGCTGCTCGACCCCGGCGACGTCGTGATCGTCGAAGAACCCGCCTACACCGGAGCGCTGCAGGTGTTCCGTGCCGCCGAGGCCGACGTCCGGTCCGTCCCGCTGGACGCCGACGGCACGGACACCGCCGCCCTGCAGGGCATGCTCGAGTCCGGGCTTCGGCCCACCGTCGTCCACACGGTGAGCAATTTCCACAACCCGCGCGGCGTCGTCCTGGCGGCCGGCCGCCGGGAGCACCTCGCCGCGCTGGCCGACCGCTACGGCTTCTGGGTGATCGAGGACGACCCGTACGGCGAACTCTTCTTCGACGGACCGCCGCCCGCGCCCGTCGCGGCCCTGTCGGACCGGGTGATCCGGCTGTCCAGCGCATCGAAGATCCTGGCACCCGCGCTGCGGGTCGGGTGGCTGCACGGCGACCGGCGGGTGTGCGAGGCCGTCGAACTGCTCAAGCAGGGTGCGGACCTCTGCGGTTCGTCACTGACCCATCAGATCGCCGCCGGACTGCTGTCGGACGAGCCGTGGCTGGACCTGCACCTGGAGATGCTGCGCGCCCGCTACGGGTCCCGGGCCCGGGCACTCGCCGCCGGGATCGCCTCCACGTTCGGTGACCGCGCCGGGGTGTCGTCGGCCGTGGGTGGAATGTTCTGCTGGACCGAATTCGCCGACCCGGACCTGGACACCGCGGCGCTGCTGCAGACCGCCGTCGAGCACGGTGTGGCCTTCGTCCCCGGATCGGCGTTCGGCGTCGCCGCGGAGCACCGGAGCGCTCTGCGGCTGTGCTTCGCGACCTGTTCGGAAGACGTGCTGACGGGCGCGGCGGCGCGGCTCGGCGACGCGTACGCCGCTCACGCCCAGTCGTAG
- a CDS encoding NAD(P)H-quinone dehydrogenase has product MTRIVIIGGGPAGYEAALVAAQHGASVSLIDSDGVGGACVLFDCVPSKTFIASTGVRTDMRRATDLGIALDPEQATVALPQIHARVKSLAQAQSSDIRTRLQTVGVELLSGTAELTDQRLGMASHQVCATLENGEKKTLDADVVLIATGASPRVIPGAEPDGERILTWRDLYDLDALPTHLVVVGSGVTGAEFVSAYTEMGVKVTLVSSRDRVLPGEDADAALVLEDVLAERGVTLVKHARADAVKRTEDGIVVVLADGRTVEGSHALMTVGSVPNTQNLGLEKVGIELDKGGYLRVDRVSRTPVSGIYAAGDCTGLLPLASVAAMQGRIAMYHALGEGVSPIKLKTVASAVFTRPEIATVGVSQAAIDDGEVPARTVMLPLNTNPRAKMSGLRRGFVKIFCRPATGVVIGGVVVAPNGSELILPIAIAVQNNLTVNDLAATFSVYPSLTGSITEAARQLMRHDDLD; this is encoded by the coding sequence ATGACCCGAATCGTGATCATTGGTGGCGGGCCTGCCGGATACGAGGCAGCGCTGGTGGCCGCACAGCACGGCGCCTCCGTCTCCTTGATCGATTCGGACGGGGTGGGCGGCGCCTGCGTTCTGTTCGACTGCGTGCCGTCCAAGACCTTCATCGCCTCCACCGGCGTGCGTACCGACATGCGGCGCGCCACCGACCTGGGGATTGCGCTCGACCCCGAGCAGGCCACGGTCGCACTGCCGCAGATCCACGCCCGCGTGAAGAGCCTCGCGCAGGCACAGTCCTCCGACATCCGCACCCGCCTGCAGACGGTGGGGGTCGAACTGCTGTCGGGCACCGCCGAGCTCACCGACCAGCGGCTCGGCATGGCGTCGCATCAGGTGTGTGCGACCCTCGAGAACGGCGAGAAGAAGACGCTCGACGCGGACGTCGTCCTCATCGCCACCGGGGCGAGTCCCCGGGTGATCCCCGGGGCGGAGCCGGACGGCGAGCGCATCCTGACGTGGCGCGACCTCTACGACCTCGACGCGCTGCCGACGCACCTCGTCGTCGTCGGTTCCGGTGTGACCGGCGCCGAGTTCGTGTCCGCCTACACCGAGATGGGTGTGAAGGTCACCCTGGTGTCCAGCCGCGACCGCGTCCTGCCCGGTGAGGACGCCGACGCCGCCCTCGTCCTCGAGGACGTCCTCGCCGAACGTGGCGTCACCCTCGTCAAGCACGCCCGGGCCGACGCCGTGAAGCGCACCGAGGACGGCATCGTCGTCGTCCTCGCGGACGGCCGCACCGTCGAGGGCAGCCACGCCCTGATGACGGTCGGTTCGGTTCCCAACACGCAGAATCTCGGGCTGGAGAAGGTCGGCATCGAACTCGACAAGGGTGGATACCTGCGGGTGGACCGGGTGTCGCGGACGCCGGTGTCGGGGATCTACGCGGCGGGCGACTGCACAGGTCTGCTGCCGCTGGCGTCGGTCGCCGCCATGCAGGGCCGCATCGCGATGTACCACGCACTCGGTGAGGGTGTGAGCCCCATCAAGCTGAAGACGGTGGCGTCGGCGGTGTTCACGCGCCCCGAGATCGCGACCGTGGGCGTCAGCCAGGCCGCGATCGACGACGGCGAGGTGCCCGCCCGCACCGTCATGCTCCCGCTCAACACCAACCCGCGCGCCAAGATGTCCGGGCTGCGCCGCGGTTTCGTGAAGATCTTCTGCCGCCCGGCCACCGGTGTGGTGATCGGCGGCGTGGTGGTGGCCCCCAACGGGTCGGAACTGATCCTGCCCATCGCCATCGCCGTGCAGAACAACCTCACCGTCAACGATCTCGCCGCGACGTTCTCGGTGTACCCGTCGCTGACGGGGTCGATCACCGAGGCGGCTCGGCAGCTGATGCGGCACGACGACCTGGACTGA
- a CDS encoding phospho-sugar mutase — MNDPISDWIDADPDPVTRAELASLPAGELADRFAAPLSFGTAGLRGPVRAGPNGMNLAVVIRTTAGLGAWLKDRCLGGSTVVVGRDARHGSEKFAVAAAEVLAAAGFSVVLLPRPLPTPLVAFAVRRLRAAAGVQITASHNPAADNGYKVYLDGGAQLISPSDREIEAAIARIGRADLVPRTPVTPVSGELLDRYVDRVASLPRGGSRSVRIALTAMHGVGGETALAALKSAGFTDVHTVAAQFDPDPDFPTVEFPNPEEPGASDAVLALAADVDADLALALDPDADRCAVGVRGPDGWRMLRGDETGVLLGDHVLASAPSDPLVATTIVSSALLGKLAAARGARFARTLTGFKWLVRAGEGLVYAYEEAIGHCVDPESVRDKDGISAAVVAADLAATLRAEGATLLDRLDDYALEFGLHAGDQVSRRVTDLTDITEMMRRLRAELPAELAGEPVATTDLAELRGQSRTDAVVLAGSTVRVVVRPSGTEPKLKCYLEVVVPVPDRSALPAARKTAETRLDLLREFAEAL; from the coding sequence GTGAACGATCCGATCTCGGACTGGATCGACGCCGATCCCGACCCCGTCACCCGGGCGGAACTCGCGAGCCTGCCCGCCGGCGAACTCGCCGACCGCTTCGCCGCGCCGCTGAGTTTCGGGACCGCGGGACTGCGCGGCCCGGTGCGGGCGGGCCCGAACGGCATGAACCTCGCCGTCGTGATCCGCACGACCGCCGGGCTGGGCGCGTGGCTGAAGGACCGCTGCCTGGGCGGCTCCACGGTCGTCGTCGGGCGCGACGCGCGGCACGGATCGGAGAAGTTCGCCGTCGCGGCCGCGGAAGTGCTGGCGGCTGCGGGATTCTCGGTCGTCCTGCTCCCCCGTCCCCTGCCCACACCGCTCGTCGCGTTCGCGGTCCGCCGCCTCCGGGCCGCGGCCGGCGTGCAGATCACCGCCTCCCACAATCCCGCCGCCGACAACGGATACAAGGTCTACCTCGACGGCGGCGCCCAGTTGATCTCGCCGTCCGACCGGGAGATCGAGGCGGCGATCGCCCGGATCGGGCGGGCGGATCTCGTGCCCCGGACGCCGGTGACCCCGGTGTCCGGGGAGCTCCTCGACCGCTACGTCGACCGGGTCGCGTCCCTGCCCCGGGGCGGGTCGCGATCCGTGCGGATCGCGCTCACCGCCATGCACGGCGTCGGCGGCGAGACCGCGCTCGCCGCACTGAAATCCGCCGGGTTCACCGACGTCCACACCGTCGCCGCGCAGTTCGACCCCGACCCGGACTTTCCGACCGTCGAGTTCCCCAATCCCGAGGAGCCGGGCGCCTCGGACGCCGTCCTCGCGCTCGCCGCGGACGTCGACGCCGACCTCGCGCTGGCCCTCGACCCCGACGCGGACCGGTGCGCGGTCGGGGTGCGCGGGCCGGACGGCTGGCGGATGCTCCGCGGAGACGAGACCGGTGTGCTGCTCGGCGACCACGTCCTCGCCTCCGCCCCCTCGGATCCACTCGTCGCGACGACGATCGTCTCGTCCGCACTCCTCGGGAAGCTCGCCGCGGCCCGCGGCGCCCGCTTCGCCCGCACCCTCACCGGGTTCAAGTGGCTCGTCCGGGCAGGCGAGGGTCTCGTCTACGCGTACGAGGAGGCGATCGGTCACTGCGTCGACCCGGAGTCGGTGCGCGACAAGGACGGTATCTCCGCGGCAGTGGTGGCCGCCGACCTCGCGGCGACCCTGCGGGCGGAGGGGGCGACACTCCTCGACCGGCTGGACGACTACGCGCTCGAATTCGGGCTGCACGCCGGAGACCAGGTGTCGCGCCGCGTCACCGATCTCACGGACATCACCGAGATGATGCGGCGGCTGCGGGCGGAGCTGCCGGCCGAACTGGCCGGCGAGCCCGTCGCGACCACCGATCTCGCGGAACTGCGCGGGCAGTCCCGCACCGACGCCGTCGTCCTCGCCGGGTCGACCGTCCGGGTGGTCGTGCGTCCCTCCGGGACCGAACCCAAGCTCAAGTGCTACCTGGAGGTGGTCGTCCCGGTGCCGGATCGGTCGGCGCTACCCGCGGCGCGTAAGACGGCCGAGACGCGGTTGGACCTGTTGCGCGAGTTCGCCGAAGCCCTGTAG
- a CDS encoding enoyl-CoA hydratase/isomerase family protein, protein MPHLDRDGDVFILYLGNEGETDNENRFHPDWIDATHAALDEVEASEGPAALVTTATGKFFTNGLDTTWIFANTDKLPEYLDRVHTIYSRLLAFPMATVAAVQGHAFGAGAMLATSHDFRVMRADRGFYCLPEVSLNMPFTVGMSALLNTRLPKQTAVEAMTTGRRFGGSDALAAGIVDQIEQGEAVLSAAVTRAAALTATRGANLAGIKRGIHHDALAALAAATDKSNFSFG, encoded by the coding sequence ATGCCCCATCTCGATCGCGACGGCGACGTATTCATCCTGTACCTCGGCAACGAGGGCGAGACGGACAACGAGAACCGCTTCCATCCGGATTGGATCGACGCCACCCACGCCGCGCTGGACGAGGTCGAAGCCTCCGAGGGGCCCGCAGCGCTGGTGACGACCGCGACGGGCAAGTTCTTCACGAACGGTCTGGACACCACGTGGATCTTCGCCAACACGGACAAGCTCCCCGAGTATCTCGACCGCGTGCACACGATCTACAGCCGCCTGCTCGCGTTTCCGATGGCGACCGTCGCCGCCGTCCAGGGGCACGCTTTCGGTGCCGGCGCGATGCTCGCCACCTCGCACGACTTCCGGGTGATGCGCGCCGACCGCGGGTTCTACTGCCTTCCCGAGGTGTCGCTGAACATGCCGTTCACCGTGGGGATGTCGGCGCTCCTGAACACGCGCCTGCCCAAGCAGACCGCGGTCGAGGCGATGACGACGGGTCGCCGTTTCGGCGGTTCCGACGCGCTCGCCGCGGGCATCGTCGATCAGATCGAGCAGGGGGAGGCCGTCCTCTCCGCCGCCGTGACACGGGCCGCCGCGCTCACCGCCACCCGTGGCGCCAACCTGGCCGGGATCAAGCGCGGAATCCATCACGACGCCCTCGCCGCGCTCGCCGCGGCGACGGACAAGAGCAACTTCAGCTTCGGGTGA
- a CDS encoding M20 family metallopeptidase has protein sequence MNAAVDKWILAHTDELSQWRRHIHANPELARHEYATTEFVATRLAAAGLSPELLPGGTGLTCDLGPSDGPRIALRADMDALPLQELTGATYSSTVPGVSHACGHDAHTTILLGTGLALSEIPDLPVGVRLIFQPAEEVMPGGALEVVAAGRLEGVSRIFALHCDPRLAAGRVGVRLGAITSAADTIEVVLDSPGGHTSRPHLTTDLVFALGTVVTGLPGMLSRRIDPRTGTVMVWGAVSAGRAPNAIPQTGMMSGTVRTGDHETWEMLEPLVREIVHGLLAPTGVRYQLNYRRGVPPVVNDEVSTRMFEDAIRTVGPDALADTPQSGGGEDFSWYLEEVPGAMARLGVWSGVGEQLDIHQPTFDLDERALGVGVRVLSSLVLG, from the coding sequence GTGAACGCGGCAGTCGACAAATGGATTCTCGCTCACACCGACGAACTCTCCCAGTGGCGGCGGCACATCCACGCCAATCCCGAACTCGCGCGACACGAGTACGCGACGACGGAATTCGTGGCGACCCGCCTCGCCGCGGCGGGACTGTCACCCGAACTGCTTCCCGGGGGAACGGGGCTCACGTGCGATCTCGGGCCGTCGGACGGTCCCCGCATCGCGTTGCGCGCCGACATGGACGCCCTGCCGCTCCAGGAACTCACCGGCGCCACGTACTCGTCGACGGTGCCGGGCGTGTCGCACGCGTGCGGGCACGACGCGCACACCACCATCCTGCTGGGAACCGGCCTGGCCCTCAGCGAGATCCCCGACCTGCCGGTGGGCGTCCGGCTGATCTTCCAGCCCGCCGAGGAGGTCATGCCCGGCGGTGCTCTGGAGGTCGTCGCGGCCGGACGGCTCGAGGGCGTGTCGCGGATCTTCGCCCTCCACTGCGATCCGCGGCTCGCGGCCGGGCGCGTCGGGGTGCGGCTCGGCGCGATCACGTCCGCGGCCGACACGATCGAGGTCGTGCTCGACTCGCCGGGCGGCCACACGTCGCGCCCGCACCTGACCACCGACCTCGTGTTCGCGCTGGGAACCGTCGTGACCGGACTGCCGGGCATGCTCAGCAGGCGGATCGACCCACGCACCGGCACCGTCATGGTGTGGGGCGCCGTCAGCGCCGGCCGCGCCCCCAACGCCATCCCGCAGACCGGCATGATGTCCGGCACCGTGCGGACCGGCGACCACGAGACGTGGGAGATGCTCGAGCCGCTGGTCCGGGAGATCGTCCACGGGCTCCTGGCGCCCACCGGGGTGCGGTATCAGCTGAACTACCGCCGCGGAGTCCCGCCCGTCGTCAACGACGAGGTGTCGACGCGCATGTTCGAGGACGCGATCCGCACCGTCGGCCCGGACGCCCTCGCCGACACGCCGCAGTCGGGCGGCGGCGAGGACTTCTCCTGGTATCTCGAAGAGGTTCCCGGCGCGATGGCCCGGCTCGGCGTCTGGTCGGGGGTCGGCGAGCAACTCGACATCCACCAGCCCACGTTCGACCTGGACGAGCGGGCGCTCGGCGTCGGCGTGCGGGTGCTGTCGAGCCTGGTGCTGGGCTGA